Proteins from a genomic interval of Quercus lobata isolate SW786 chromosome 11, ValleyOak3.0 Primary Assembly, whole genome shotgun sequence:
- the LOC115969345 gene encoding NADP-dependent D-sorbitol-6-phosphate dehydrogenase-like yields the protein MGQFGGPEEMAITLNNGFQMPIIGLGVWRMEKNEMRDLIINAIKIGYRHFDCAAHYKSEAELGEALAEAFRTELVKREDLFITTKLWNSDHGHVVEVCKDSLTKLQLDYLDLYLLHFPIATSHTGVGTTASALDENKELDIDTTISLETTWHDMEDLVSMGLVRSIGISNYDIFLTRDCLAYSKVKPAVNQFESHPYFQRDSLVKFCRKHGICATAHTPLGGSVANTELFGSDSCLDEPILKGLAKKYKKSVVQIVLRWNIQRNTVVIPKTSKLERLRENFQVFDFKLTKEDMDLIKTIDRKYRTNQPGKYWGIDVYA from the exons ATGGGTCAGTTTGGAGGGCCAGAAGAAATGGCAATTACACTCAACAATGGCTTCCAGATGCCGATAATCGGCCTAGGCGTTTGGCGcatggaaaaaaatgaaatgagagaCCTCATTATCAATGCCATCAAGATTGGTTATCGCCATTTCGACTGTGCTG CTCACTACAAGAGTGAAGCAGAACTTGGGGAGGCACTTGCAGAAGCATTTCGGACTGAGCTTGTCAAGAGGGAAGATCTTTTCATTACCACCAAG CTGTGGAATTCAGACCATGGGCATGTTGTGGAGGTCTGTAAAGACAGTCTGACGAAGCTTCAGTTAGATTATCTGGATCTGTACCTTCTTCACTTCCCTATAGCCACCAGCCATACCG GAGTTGGCACAACTGCCAGTGCACTGGATGAGAATAAGGAGCTGGACATAGACACAACCATATCCTTGGAAACTACTTGGCATGATATGGAAGATCTTGTTTCCATGGGTCTGGTTCGTAGCATCGGGATCAG TAACTATGACATCTTTCTAACCAGAGATTGCTTAGCTTATTCCAAAGTAAAGCCAGCAGTGAACCAGTTTGAAAGTCACCCTTACTTCCAGCGTGATTCTCTGGTCAAATTCTGTAGAAAGCATGGGATTTGTGCTACAGCCCACACTCCTCTAGGCGGTTCTGTGGCCAACACTGAATTGTTTGGTTCAGATTCATGTTTGGATGAGCCAATTCTCAAA GGTCTGGCTAAGAAGTACAAAAAGAGTGTGGTTCAGATTGTTCTTCGGTGGAACATTCAAAGGAACACAGTTGTCATTCCAAAGACATCAAAACTTGAGAGACTCAGAGAGAATTTCCAAGTTTTTGACTTTAAGCTGACCAAAGAGGACATGGACTTGATCAAAACTATAGATAGGAAATATCGGACCAATCAACCCGGCAAGTATTGGGGCATAGATGTGTACGCATAA
- the LOC115968599 gene encoding NADP-dependent D-sorbitol-6-phosphate dehydrogenase-like, translating into MAVTLSSGFKMPLVGFGVWRVEGKDIKDLVINAIKIGYRHFDCAADYKNEAEVGEALAGAFQSGLVKREDLFITTKLWNSDHGHVFEACKDSLKKLQLDYLDLYLVHFPVATKHTGVGTTDSALDEDGVLEIDTTITLETTWRAMEDLVSKGLVRSIGISNYDIFLTRDCLAYSKVKPAVNQIETHPYFQRDSLVKFCLKHGVSITAHTPLGGAAANTEWFGSVSCLDDPVLKGLAAKYKRTVAQIVLRWGIQRNTVVIPKTSNLKRLEENFQVFDFELTKEDMDQIKSLDRKHRTNTPGKFWGIDLYA; encoded by the exons atgGCTGTAACACTCAGCAGTGGGTTCAAGATGCCCTTAGTGGGCTTCGGTGTTTGGCGTGTGGAAGGCAAGGACATCAAAGACCTTGTCATCAATGCCATCAAAATTGGGTATCGCCATTTTGATTGTGCTG CTGATTACAAGAATGAAGCCGAAGTTGGAGAGGCACTTGCAGGAGCATTTCAGTCCGGACTTGTGAAGAGAGAGGATCTTTTTATTACTACAAAG CTTTGGAATTCAGACCATGGTCATGTTTTTGAGGCCTGTAAAGACAGTTTGAAGAAGCTTCAGCTAGATTATCTGGATCTGTACCTTGTTCACTTCCCTGTAGCTACCAAGCATACCG GCGTGGGTACCACTGACAGTGCTTTGGATGAGGATGGTGTGCTGGAAATAGATACAACCATAACTCTTGAAACCACCTGGCGTGCTATGGAAGATCTGGTTTCCAAGGGTTTAGTTCGCAGCATTGGGATCAG CAACTACGATATCTTTCTAACTAGAGATTGCTTAGCTTACTCCAAAGTGAAGCCTGCTGTGAATCAAATCGAAACACATCCCTATTTTCAACGTGATTCCCTTGTCAAATTTTGTCTGAAGCATGGTGTTAGTATTACAGCTCACACTCCTCTAGGAGGTGCTGCAGCCAATACTGAATGGTTCGGTTCAGTGTCATGTTTGGATGATCCAGTTCTCAAA GGACTGGCTGCAAAATACAAAAGAACTGTGGCTCAGATTGTTCTTCGATGGGGCATCCAACGTAACACGGTCGTCATTCCAAAGACATCAAACCTTAAGAGATTGGAAGAGAATTTCCAAGTTTTTGACTTTGAGCTAACCAAGGAGGACATGGACCAGATTAAAAGTTTGGACAGGAAACATCGAACCAATACTCCTGGAAAGTTTTGGGGCATAGATTTGTATGCATAA